In Gemmatimonadota bacterium, the sequence GGCGCGGGATCCGGCTGGGGAAGAGCGCGTAGTACGGCAGCCACGGAATGTGCTCCAGCGAAGCGCGGATCTCGTCCGCCATCTCGGACGGCATCCCCGCGCGCCAGGACGGATCATCCAACCGCTCCGGGAAGACCTCGCCCGTGTACTGCATCACGTACAGCGGCGAGATGGTGGGCGTCCACCAGAGCGCGGAGTTCCGCTCGCGCAGCGCCTGCAACACGTCCGGCGCGTAGCCCGGCGCGGTCCCCAGTCCCGTGTGCTCGAAGTTGTCGATGCCGTGTTCGAGCCCCACGCGGATCTCGTCCATGCGGTGCGCATGGGCCACCACGGGCTTCCCGGCGGCGTGCGCGGTGGTCACGACCGCCGCGACCTCGTCGTGGGTGAGCTGGTCCTGGTCGATGAGCTTGATGACGTCCACCCCCGCATCGATCAGGCGCTGCGTCTTGGCGCGCGCATCGGCCGCTCCGTCGATCCCCCACCGATACTCCGCCTGCCACGGCTCGTAGGGCGCCTTCTGCAGGAACGGTCCCGAGATGAAGAGCCGCGGACCCGGGATCTCGCCGGCAGCGATCTTCCGGCGCGTCGCGAGCAGCTCGTCCAGCGGACCGCCCAGGTCGCGCGCACAGGTCACCCCGGCCTGGAGGAGCTGGGCCGCACCGATGGCCATGATCTCCTCGTCGCGACCGCCGTACAGCTCGTCCCACCGCGCGTAGTCGCCGTGGCCGAGGAGCTGGAGATGGACGTGCATGTCGCAGAGGCCGGGGAGGACGGTCATGCCGTTGGCGTCCACCCGCCGGACGCCGGCCGGGATGGTCACCGCGGACGCGGGGCCCACCGCGACGATGCGCTCGCCCGCCACGAGCACCACGCCGTTCTCGAGGACGGGCCCGCCGTAGCCGTCGATCACGCGCCCGCCCACGATGGCCAGGGTGGGCTCC encodes:
- a CDS encoding amidohydrolase family protein, coding for MRPSAPEAGITILLAFLPVLCTASSINAQEPTLAIVGGRVIDGYGGPVLENGVVLVAGERIVAVGPASAVTIPAGVRRVDANGMTVLPGLCDMHVHLQLLGHGDYARWDELYGGRDEEIMAIGAAQLLQAGVTCARDLGGPLDELLATRRKIAAGEIPGPRLFISGPFLQKAPYEPWQAEYRWGIDGAADARAKTQRLIDAGVDVIKLIDQDQLTHDEVAAVVTTAHAAGKPVVAHAHRMDEIRVGLEHGIDNFEHTGLGTAPGYAPDVLQALRERNSALWWTPTISPLYVMQYTGEVFPERLDDPSWRAGMPSEMADEIRASLEHIPWLPYYALFPSRIPRLPDKFAELRETGVRMLIGTDSGIPSMFHTDSTWREMVKWVELGVPPMEVIQSATLWPGRFFRRDDLGTLAPGSLADIIAVRGDPLTDMTVLRSVDVVVRGGEVVRAPR